In Phycisphaerales bacterium, the sequence TGAGGCCGATGGCGTGAGTCGGCTCATTACTCCTTGTCCTGGTGCATCCACTTCGAGAGGAGCGGCGACAGGATGAGCACGATCACGGCCGAGATCCCGCCCGCGATCGCGATCTTCAGGAAGACATCGCCATAGACGTTCACGGTCTCCTGTGGCGGCGGGAGAACCTTCGACTCCTCGCCCCCGTGACTGACGCCGGTGAGTTTGGCGATGAGACCTGCGAGGTAGTTCGAGAAGGCCGTCGCCAGGAACCACCCACCCATGACCGTGCTGACGATCCTCGTGGGCGAGAGTTTCGTGACCATCGAGAGCCCGACGGGCGAGAGGCAGAGTTCGCCGGTCGTGTGCAGGGCGTAGCCGAGCACGAGGAACGCCATTGAGGTCATCCCGCGATCGGTGCTGTTGGACGCGCCGTACCAGAACGCGAGGAACCCCGCGGCGAGTTGGAACAGCCCGAGCGCGAACTTGACCGGCGTGCTCGGCTCCATCTTCCGCTTGCCGAGGAAATCCCAGAGCGCGGAGAAGACCAGCCCGAAGATCATAATGCAGACCGGATTGACGGCCTGGAAGATCGTTGCCTTGACCTCGCTCCCGCCATAGGCCTGACCCACATCGGATTCAGTGACGGCCCAAGAGATCGTCGGGCGCTCGCCATTCTGGAAGGCCTCCTTGTTCGCCTCGCGAAAGGCGTCGTTCACGTCGTTGATCTCGTTGAGGCGAACGATGGTGCCATCGCCCCGCCTGAGACCCACGAGCGCCTGGTTCGCCTGGACGTCGATGGTGGTGCCGACCTGTTCTTTAGTGAAGACGTCGGGCGAGACGATGCGATCGACGTTGCGATCGGTGAAGTTGTTGACGCTGCTGCCTGCCTGCTCAAAGAAGGCCCAGAAGAGCATCGAGAAGAACATCAGGATCAGCACGACGAAGAGGCGTTCGCGCTCGACCTTCGCGGACTTGAGCGCGGTGATGAGGATCGTGCCCAGGGCGATGACGCCAAAGAACGTGAGGGCGTACCCGGCGATCTCGCTCTTGTGCACGAGAATCGCGATGACGGGAATCGCGAGCAGGATGCCGCCGTAGACAAACCACTCGCTCGAGGGGATGCCCTGACGCGGGGTCTGATTCTCGATCCGGCCTGCCCACGACGGCAGCCCGCCCTTGGAGATCGCCATGATCGCCGCGCCCGCCGCGACGAGGAGCGCCAGGCCAACGGGCGCGTTGACGATGAGCATGAGCGAGTCGTTCCGCCCGACATAGACCATGCTCAACGCGGCGGCGAGCGCTCCGAGCCCGATGACCATCTGCGTGACGATGGACGGCGCGACAAAGACGGCCAGCCCGACAAGCATGCCGATCGTCGCAAGCCCGAAGCCGTAGTGCCAGCCGAACGTCTCGCCCACATAGCCGCAGAGCAAGGGTGCGAGCGCTGCACCGAGGTTGATGCCGATGTAAAAGATCGTGAATCCGGCATCGCGCTTGGGGCTTCCCTTGGGATAGAGCGTGCCAACGATTGTGGAGATGTTTGGCTTGAAGAAGCCGTTGCCACAGATGAGCAGGGCGAGAGCCGTGAAGAACGTGACGTCGTTCTCGATCGTCATAAGCAGGTGCCCCGCGGCCATCAGCAGACCGCCGATCACCACAGACTTCCGCGCGCCGAGCAACCGGTCCGCGAGCATGCCGCCGATGAACGGCGTGGCGTAGACGAGCGCCGTATACGCCCCGTAGACCTCGTACGCCCGCGTGTCGCCGAAGCCGAGGAAGCCTTTGGTCATGTAGAAGACCAGAAGCGCCCGCATGCCATAGTAACTGAACCGCTCCCACATCTCGGCAAAGAACAGCGTGAAGAGGCCCGGCGGGTGCCCGAGGAACTCGGGGGAGATCTGTGGGGCGGCCTGTGGATTCGTTGACATGCGCAGTGAGTCCTTGTTGAGTCGGCCACGCGGTGAAAAAAAACGGGCGCGGCGTCGGGGTCCTGTTCGCCTCCATCGGCGGGCCGGGGCAGGATACTCGATTTTCGCCCTGTTTGCGAGTGGTTCGGCACCCACCCCCACCACTTCCCGTTCCCTGATCGACGATTGTTCGTCGCGGCTATCTGGTGTATGCCGGCACGCCCGCCACGAGGACCGACTCGATCCAGCGGTCGTCCCAGGCGTAGAGCAGCGTCGAGAGTGGGTCGGGTGCCGTGAGGGGGATCGTCGGGCGTGCGAGGATGAGGTCTGCCCGGGAGTGCGCGCGCAAGACGCCGAGATCCTCGAATCCCAGCAACGCGGCATTCCCGGCGGTGATGGCGTGCCACGCCTCGCCGGCGGTGGGCGGCTTGTGCCCGAGTTGCTTGGCGGCATCGAGCATCGCGCGCGCGACACGCACCATCGAGCGATCCGGCCCGCCGGCGATGTCGCTCCCCAGCGCGATCGGCACGCTGGCCGACGCGAGCGATCGGCGGTCCATCACGCCGGAGTTCAGGAATCGGTTGGCGGTTGGACAGTGAGCGGCGATGGCCCGCGCGCGCGACAGCGTGGCTCGCTCATGGTCAGAGAGATGGATCGCGTGGGCGAGCAGCGAGTTCGGCGAGAGCAGGCCGGCGGCGGCGTAGACGTCGGTGTAGGTGGATTCCTCGTGGAGTTCGCGGACGCGCGCGCACTCGGGCACAGTCTCGGCGAGATGTGTCTGGACGAATCGACCGGTCTTCGAGGCGAGATCGCCCGCGGCGTGCAGCAGCGCGCGCGAGCAGGTGATCGCGAAGCGCGGGTTGATGGAGGGCTGGACTCGGCCTTGCGCGCGCAAGGACGCACACTCGGCGATCAGGCGATCGGCGGGGCGGGTGAGTTCGGCTGGCGCCTCCTGGTCCATGAGGACCTGGCCGACGTGGGCGGTGAGGTTGAGGGTCGCGAGGGTGTCGATGGCGGCCTGGGCGGCAGCGTGGTGAACGGTGGAGTAGGCGGCGAAGGCGGTCGTGCCGAATGAGATGAGGTCCCTGGCGACGCGGAGGGTCATGTCGGCGGCATGCTGGGCGTCTTCCCAACGGGCCTCGGCGGGGAAGATGGCCCGTTCGAGCCATTCGAGGAGGGGCAAACCATCGATCCCGATGGAGTCGTACTGAGGAAGGTGGAGGTGGGCATCGACGAAGGCGGGGAGGATGAGGAGCGGATTGGAGAGGTCGAGTTCTTGTGACGGATCGAGTTCGACGGCGTCGATGGACTGGCCACGGAGGTGGATGGTGCCTGGGACGAGGCGCGTGGTGGATGGCGACTCGGTGAGGAGGAGTGTGCCGGTGATGAAGTTCTGGGACGGCATGGTGTTTGGGAGGGTACGGGCAGTGTGGGTTGTATAGTGGTTGGTGGCGGGGTGCGATTTCGGGCCGATGATGAGGAGCGCATGGGCACACAGCAGCGTGGACAATCGGGGCGCGGTACTCGTGGGCATGACTCGGTCGGTGACGGCCGAGGTGCCGCGATCTCGGCGTCGGCCCGTGACCTGATCGCACGGTTTGAAACGAGGTCGGCGACGATTGGTGTGGTGGGGCTTGGGTATGTCGGGCTGCCCCTGGTCCGGGCGATGCATGACGCGGGGTTCCGGGTCATCGGGTTCGACATTGACGAATCGAAGATCACGAGTTTGAAGGCGGGCGAGACGTATCTGAAACACCTGGGGACGGGACTCGCGAAGGAGTTGGCGCGGTCGGATCGGTTTGTGCCGACGACGGACGAGAAGGCGTTGCGATCGTGCGACGCGATCGCGGTGTGCGTGCCGACTCCTTTGGGGAAGCATCAGGAGCCGGATCTTTCGTTTGTGGAGTCGTCGTGCCGAATGGTGGCGCGGATGCTGAAGCAGGGCGGGCTGGTGTCGCTGGAATCGACGACGTATCCGGGGACGACGCGGGAGATTTGCAAGTCGATCCTGGAATCGCGCGAGGACGGCACCAAGCACGTGTGTGGCAAGGACTTCTTCCTGTGCTTTAGTCCCGAGCGTGAGGATCCGGGCCGCGCGAGCGCTGAGACACGGACGATCCCGAGATTGGTTGGCGGTGTGGACGAGGCCAGCACTCGGGTGGGCGTTGCGTTCTACTCGGCGGCGATCGAGCGGGTGATCGGCGTGTCGTCGGCGGAGGTGGCCGAGGCGGCGAAGTTGCTGGAGAACATCTATCGCGCGGTGAACATCGCGCTTGTGAATGAATTGAAGCCGCTGATGATGAGGATGGGCATCGACGTGTGGGAGGTGATCCGAGCGGCGTCGACGAAGCCGTATGGTTTCCAGGCGTTCTATCCAGGACCCGGGCTTGGCGGGCACTGCATCCCGATCGATCCGTTCTATCTGACGTACAAAGCGAAGGAGTTTGGCGTCGCGACGCGGTTCATCGAGCTGGCGGGTGAGATCAACAGCCGCATGCCGGGGTATGTGGTGGAGCGGCTGGCTGGGGCACTCAATGACGACGGGAAGGCGCTGAAGGGAGCACGGATTCTTGTGTGTGGGCTGGCGTACAAGCCGGACGTGGATGACGTGCGCGAGACGCCGGCGGCGGAGATCATTCGCCTGTTGCACGAGGCGCACGCGGAAGTCTCCTACCACGATCCGCATGTCGCAAAGTTCCCGGCGATGCGGCGGTACAAGTATCGTTTGTCGTCGGTGGCGATGACAGTGGAGACGCTGGGCAAGGCCGACGCGGTGGTGATCGTGACGAACCACTCGAGCGTGGACTATGCGACGATCGGTCGGCACGCAAGGCTGATCATCGACACGCGGAACGCGATGGCGGGGGTCGAGGGTGTCACGGCGCGAGTGGTGAAGGCGTGAGGTCAAAACTACTTGGAGAAATGCAGTAGAAGAAGTAGGGGCAGGCGGGCCGCCTGTCCCACGAGGGTGGGTAGGTCGAGCATCGAAGTTCGTTCACTCTGTATGCAGCGTACGGGGAGGCATGATGGCGGCAGCGGGATCAATGAGTTCATCGGGTTCGTCGGGTCGGGTCGTGCGGGCGGCGCTTGTGCAGGCGTCGTGCCCGGACTCTTCGCGGCGAACGGTCGAGCAGATCAAGCGCGAGATGGTCGATCGGCATGTGGCGTATGTCGCGCAGGCCGCGAAGGCAGGGGCGCAGATCTGTTGCCTGCAGGAACTCTTCTCTGGGCCGTATTTCCCCGCGGAGCAGGACCCGAAGTGGTACGCCTTTGGCGAGTCGATCGAGGAGGGGGCGACGGTCCGCACGATGCGCGACCAGGCGCGCAAGCATGGCATGGCGATGATCGTGCCGATCATGGAGGAGTCGATGCCCGGCGTGTATTACAACACGGCGGCGGTGATCGACGAGCGGGGCGAACTCGTGGGGAAGTATCGCAAGAGCCACCTCCCCCACTGCCTGCCGGGGTTCTGGGAAAAGTTCTATTTCACGCCCGGCGATCTGGGGTATCCAGTCTTTGATCTCGGCTTTGCGTGCGTCGGCGTGTACATCTGCTATGACCGGCACTTCCCGGAGGGTGCACGGGAGTTGGGGTTGAATGCGGCGGAGATTGTCTTCAACCCCAGCGCGACGGTGGCGGGGC encodes:
- a CDS encoding peptide MFS transporter; translation: MSTNPQAAPQISPEFLGHPPGLFTLFFAEMWERFSYYGMRALLVFYMTKGFLGFGDTRAYEVYGAYTALVYATPFIGGMLADRLLGARKSVVIGGLLMAAGHLLMTIENDVTFFTALALLICGNGFFKPNISTIVGTLYPKGSPKRDAGFTIFYIGINLGAALAPLLCGYVGETFGWHYGFGLATIGMLVGLAVFVAPSIVTQMVIGLGALAAALSMVYVGRNDSLMLIVNAPVGLALLVAAGAAIMAISKGGLPSWAGRIENQTPRQGIPSSEWFVYGGILLAIPVIAILVHKSEIAGYALTFFGVIALGTILITALKSAKVERERLFVVLILMFFSMLFWAFFEQAGSSVNNFTDRNVDRIVSPDVFTKEQVGTTIDVQANQALVGLRRGDGTIVRLNEINDVNDAFREANKEAFQNGERPTISWAVTESDVGQAYGGSEVKATIFQAVNPVCIMIFGLVFSALWDFLGKRKMEPSTPVKFALGLFQLAAGFLAFWYGASNSTDRGMTSMAFLVLGYALHTTGELCLSPVGLSMVTKLSPTRIVSTVMGGWFLATAFSNYLAGLIAKLTGVSHGGEESKVLPPPQETVNVYGDVFLKIAIAGGISAVIVLILSPLLSKWMHQDKE
- a CDS encoding amidohydrolase family protein, which produces MPSQNFITGTLLLTESPSTTRLVPGTIHLRGQSIDAVELDPSQELDLSNPLLILPAFVDAHLHLPQYDSIGIDGLPLLEWLERAIFPAEARWEDAQHAADMTLRVARDLISFGTTAFAAYSTVHHAAAQAAIDTLATLNLTAHVGQVLMDQEAPAELTRPADRLIAECASLRAQGRVQPSINPRFAITCSRALLHAAGDLASKTGRFVQTHLAETVPECARVRELHEESTYTDVYAAAGLLSPNSLLAHAIHLSDHERATLSRARAIAAHCPTANRFLNSGVMDRRSLASASVPIALGSDIAGGPDRSMVRVARAMLDAAKQLGHKPPTAGEAWHAITAGNAALLGFEDLGVLRAHSRADLILARPTIPLTAPDPLSTLLYAWDDRWIESVLVAGVPAYTR
- a CDS encoding acyltransferase; the encoded protein is MSSSGSSGRVVRAALVQASCPDSSRRTVEQIKREMVDRHVAYVAQAAKAGAQICCLQELFSGPYFPAEQDPKWYAFGESIEEGATVRTMRDQARKHGMAMIVPIMEESMPGVYYNTAAVIDERGELVGKYRKSHLPHCLPGFWEKFYFTPGDLGYPVFDLGFACVGVYICYDRHFPEGARELGLNAAEIVFNPSATVAGLSEYLWKLEQPAHAVANQYFVGAINRVGHEKPWEIGEFYGQSYFCDPRGQMVATASRDRDEVLVADLDLEQIREARQVWQFFRDRRPETYREISRAVRGRGQ
- a CDS encoding nucleotide sugar dehydrogenase; this encodes MGTQQRGQSGRGTRGHDSVGDGRGAAISASARDLIARFETRSATIGVVGLGYVGLPLVRAMHDAGFRVIGFDIDESKITSLKAGETYLKHLGTGLAKELARSDRFVPTTDEKALRSCDAIAVCVPTPLGKHQEPDLSFVESSCRMVARMLKQGGLVSLESTTYPGTTREICKSILESREDGTKHVCGKDFFLCFSPEREDPGRASAETRTIPRLVGGVDEASTRVGVAFYSAAIERVIGVSSAEVAEAAKLLENIYRAVNIALVNELKPLMMRMGIDVWEVIRAASTKPYGFQAFYPGPGLGGHCIPIDPFYLTYKAKEFGVATRFIELAGEINSRMPGYVVERLAGALNDDGKALKGARILVCGLAYKPDVDDVRETPAAEIIRLLHEAHAEVSYHDPHVAKFPAMRRYKYRLSSVAMTVETLGKADAVVIVTNHSSVDYATIGRHARLIIDTRNAMAGVEGVTARVVKA